One window of Papaver somniferum cultivar HN1 chromosome 9, ASM357369v1, whole genome shotgun sequence genomic DNA carries:
- the LOC113313522 gene encoding MLO-like protein 3, with amino-acid sequence MAGGTTLENTPTWTVAVVSFCFISISLGLERLIHLLTAWLKKLGKKALIEALEKLKSEMMLLGFISLLLAATQGPISKICISHKVAETMLPCRKITSITETQLADSSSPAEESAIPQPAIYDYCFSKGKVSLISQEGIGQLHIFIFVLAAMHVLYSVLAMALGNAKMRVWKIWEKETQTIEYQVRNDPNGFRYTRETSFGRRHVNSSTETPFLLWTKCFFRQFFSSLAKVDYMTLRHGFIATHFSPSGNVKFDFQKYIEQSLEEDFKVVVGISPPLWFIVVIFLLVNVRGMHIYLWISVLPLILILALGTKLEVIVAKMAIKLGTENAITRGTPFVHPNDELFWFGHPGFLLHFLHLTLFMNAYEIAFFLWITYEFGLRSCYHDKIELIILRIVLAVTVQVLCSYITLPLYALVTQMGSHYKKTALEEQTAKLLKAWHEDVRKKQRQKLPQDKPISPRNVGPSRSKAGQKTDQADAQAQVS; translated from the exons ATGGCGGGTGGTACCACCCTTGAGAACACACCAACATGGACCGTAGctgttgtttccttttgtttcatATCGATATCCCTTGGTTTAGAACGCTTGATCCATCTCCTTACTGCT TGGCTCAAGAAACTTGGAAAAAAGGCCTTGATCGAAGCCCTGGAGAAGCTTAAATCAG AAATGATGCTATTGGgattcatatcacttttattagCAGCAACACAAGGACCCATTTCGAAAATTTGCATAAGCCACAAAGTTGCAGAAACTATGCTCCCATGCCGCAAAATCACCAGCATAACTGAAACACAATTGGCAGACAGCAGCAGTCCTGCGGAAGAAAGTGCTATTCCTCAGCCTGCAATTTACGATTACTGTTTTTCTAAG GGAAAGGTGTCTCTAATCAGCCAAGAAGGGATAGGCCAACTTCATATCTTCATATTTGTGTTAGCAGCCATGCATGTCCTTTATAGTGTTCTTGCTATGGCTCTGGGAAATGCTAAG ATGAGGGTCTGGAAAATCTGGGAGAAAGAGACCCAAACCATTGAATATCAAGTGCGCAACG ATCCTAACGGATTCAGATATACGCGAGAGACATCATTTGGTAGACGACATGTAAATTCATCAACAGAAACTCCATTTCTTTTATGGACT AAATGTTTCTTCAGGCAATTTTTCAGCTCGTTAGCAAAAGTTGATTATATGACCTTACGCCATGGATTCATCGCT ACGCACTTCTCCCCAAGTGGTAATGTCAAATTTGATTTCCAAAAATACATTGAGCAATCGTTGGAGGAGGATTTTAAAGTTGTAGTTGGAATCAG TCCTCCACTATGGTTCATTGTGGTGATCTTCCTACTAGTCAATGTCCGCG GAATGCATATATATCTCTGGATATCTGTTCTCCCTTTAATT TTAATTTTAGCTCTGGGAACCAAACTTGAAGTCATTGTGGCGAAAATGGCTATCAAACTTGGAACTGAAAATGCCATCACTAGAGGAACACCTTTCGTACACCCTAATGATGAGCTCTTTTGGTTTGGGCACCCCGGATTTCTTTTGCATTTTCTGCATCTCACTCTCTTTATG AATGCATATGAGATCGCGTTCTTTCTCTGGATAACG TATGAGTTTGGGTTAAGATCCTGCTACCACGATAagattgaattgatcattctacGGATAGTTTTGGC CGTGACTGTTCAGGTCCTTTGCAGCTACATTACTCTGCCATTGTATGCTCTTGTAACCCAG ATGGGTTCACACTACAAGAAAACAGCGTTGGAGGAACAAACAGCTAAGCTTTTGAAAGCTTGGCATGAAGATGTAAGAAAAAAACAGAGACAAAAGCTTCCACAAGATAAACCTATTTCACCTAGAAATGTTGGCCCTTCTCGCTCCAAAGCTGGACAAAAGACAGACCAGGCAGATGCACAGGCACAAGTTTCTTAG
- the LOC113310504 gene encoding serine carboxypeptidase-like 27: protein MTVSVVSLLGFLSLLLVSSTATSDQERDRIKELPGQPINVGFSQYSGYVTVNERAGRALFYWLIESPTNRNSASRPLVLWLNGGPGCSSIAYGAAEEIGPFRINKDGKTLYLNQYSWNKLANLLFLDSPAGVGFSYTNSTSDLYDSGDKRTAEDAYIFLVKWLERFPQYKHRAFYIAGESYAGHYVPQLSQIIHERNKGIQNPDLNFKGFMVGNAVTDDNNDYVGTFEYWWTHGLISDSTYQTLKDTCDLGSSEHPSVECTKALSTAETEQGNIDPYSIYTPPCNNTSALRRSLRGHYPWMTRAYDPCTERHSKVYFNHPEVQKAFHANVSRIPYAWDTCSDTVGVYWDDSPRSMLPIYQELIAAGFRIWVFSGDTDSVVPVTGTRYSVDALKLPTLLNWYPWYDKGKVGGWSQVYKGLTFVTVTGAGHEVPLHRPRQAFIMFSSFLGNKPMPHSAI from the exons ATGACTGTTTCAGTGGTCTCTcttttgggttttctttctttACTTTTGGTGTCTAGTACTGCTACATCAGATCAAGAAAGAGATAGGATCAAGGAATTACCTGGTCAGCCAATCAACGTTGGCTTCTCTCAGTACTCTGGATATGTGACTGTTAATGAGAGAGCTGGACGAGCTCTATTTTACTGGTTGATTGAGTCACCGACCAATCGGAACTCCGCATCGAGAC CACTCGTTCTATGGCTTAATGGTGGACCTGGTTGTTCATCTATTGCGTATGGAGCTGCAGAAGAAATTGGACCTTTCAGAATCAATAAAGATGGGAAAACACTCTACTTGAATCAATACTCTTGGAACAAAT TGGCGAATTTGTTGTTCCTCGACTCCCCGGCTGGTGTCGGATTCTCCTATACAAATTCCACATCTGATTTGTATGATTCTGGTGATAAAAGAACAG CTGAAGATGCATATATTTTCCTCGTCAAATGGTTGGAAAGGTTTCCTCAGTACAAGCATAGGGCTTTCTACATTGCAGGAGAAAGTTATGCAG GTCATTATGTTCCTCAGTTGTCTCAAATTATACATGAGAGAAACAAGGGAATTCAGAATCCTGACCTTAATTTTAAGGGTTTCATG GTCGGCAATGCAGTTACTGATGATAATAACGATTATGTGGGTACTTTCGAGTACTGGTGGACTCATGGATTGATTTCCGATTCTACCTATCAAACGCTAAAGGATACCTGTGATTTAGGATCTTCAGAGCATCCTTCGGTTGAATGCACTAAGGCTCTCAGCACGGCAGAGACAGAACAAGGGAATATTGATCCTTACAGCATATACACACCTCCCTGCAACAATACCTCAGCTCTCCGCCGCAGCTTAAGGGGACATTAT CCTTGGATGACCAGAGCATATGATCCCTGCACAGAACGACATTCTAAGGTGTACTTCAATCATCCTGAAGTGCAAAAAGCATTTCATGCCAATGTTAGTAGGATTCCCTATGCTTGGGATACTTGCAG CGACACCGTTGGAGTATATTGGGATGATTCACCGAGATCCATGCTTCCTATCTATCAAGAACTTATCGCAGCTGGCTTCAGAATCTGGGTATTCAG TGGAGATACAGATTCAGTAGTGCCTGTAACTGGAACTAGATATTCAGTCGATGCTCTCAAGCTACCTACTTTGCTGAACTGGTATCCCTGGTATGACAAAGGAAAG GTTGGTGGGTGGAGTCAGGTATACAAAGGACTCACATTTGTAACAGTGACGGGTGCAGGGCATGAAGTTCCACTTCATCGCCCTCGACAAGCTTTCATAATGTTCAGTTCATTCTTAGGAAATAAACCTATGCCACACTCAGCCATCTAG
- the LOC113310503 gene encoding tetraspanin-6-like isoform X2, with translation MYRFSTTVIGLLNLLTLLASIPVMGAGLWMARVFGFTVTSKSGGGFEVPGRVYKEYRLDHYAPWMRNRVMNPRDWETIRSCILSSKSCSKVTSWTPLDYLQRDLSPIQSGCCKPPSSCNYAMATTSGQDQDCFRWNNAQPLLCYECDSCKAGLLEEVKRSWNKIVVLNIVVLLFLIALFSAAWCAYQNVQRTETDHPYGENRITKARPRWDYYWWRWWNERKEQIY, from the exons ATGTATAGATTCAGTACCACAGTGATAGGTTTACTGAACTTATTAACTCTACTAGCATCAATACCCGTAATGGGTGCAGGTTTATGGATGGCAAGAG TATTTGGGTTCACAGTAACTAGCAAAAGTGGAGGAGGATTTGAAGTACCTGGTAGAGTATACAAGGAGTATAGGCTTGACCATTACGCTCCATGGATGCGCAATCGTGTGATGAACCCTCGCGATTGGGAAACCATCAGGAGCTGCATTTTGAGTTCAAAATCTTGCTCAAAAGTTACTTCTTGGACACCTCTTGATTATCTCCAACGAGATCTGTCTCCCATACAG TCTGGCTGTTGCAAGCCACCAAGTTCATGCAATTACGCAATGGCTACAACATCAGGTCAGGACCAGGACTGCTTCAGGTGGAACAACGCTCAACCACTCCTATGCTATGAATGTGATTCGTGCAAGGCAGGGCTGTTAGAGGAAGTGAAGAGAAGCTGGAACAAAATTGTTGTCCTTAACATCGTTGTGCTTCTCTTTCTTATAGCCCTTTTTTCAGCCGCATGGTGTGCTTACCAGAATGTTCAGAGAACAGAGACCGATCACCCCTATGGCGAGAATCGTATTACAAAAGCCCGTCCCAGATGGGACTACTACTG GTGGAGATGGTGGAACGAAAGAAAAGAACAGATTTATTAG
- the LOC113310503 gene encoding tetraspanin-6-like isoform X1 — MYRFSTTVIGLLNLLTLLASIPVMGAGLWMARGTSTACQEFLRTPLLFIGFIVLLVSLAGFIGACFRIVMAMWIYLVVVFILMVTILSFIVFGFTVTSKSGGGFEVPGRVYKEYRLDHYAPWMRNRVMNPRDWETIRSCILSSKSCSKVTSWTPLDYLQRDLSPIQSGCCKPPSSCNYAMATTSGQDQDCFRWNNAQPLLCYECDSCKAGLLEEVKRSWNKIVVLNIVVLLFLIALFSAAWCAYQNVQRTETDHPYGENRITKARPRWDYYWWRWWNERKEQIY; from the exons ATGTATAGATTCAGTACCACAGTGATAGGTTTACTGAACTTATTAACTCTACTAGCATCAATACCCGTAATGGGTGCAGGTTTATGGATGGCAAGAGGTACTAGTACAGCTTGTCAAGAATTCTTGAGAACACCACTTCTTTTCATTGGTTTTATAGTTCTCTTAGTTTCTCTTGCCGGTTTTATTGGAGCTTGTTTTAGGATAGTTATGGCAATGTGGATATATCTAGTAGTGGTGTTTATCTTGATGGTTACTATTTTGTCATTTATAGTATTTGGGTTCACAGTAACTAGCAAAAGTGGAGGAGGATTTGAAGTACCTGGTAGAGTATACAAGGAGTATAGGCTTGACCATTACGCTCCATGGATGCGCAATCGTGTGATGAACCCTCGCGATTGGGAAACCATCAGGAGCTGCATTTTGAGTTCAAAATCTTGCTCAAAAGTTACTTCTTGGACACCTCTTGATTATCTCCAACGAGATCTGTCTCCCATACAG TCTGGCTGTTGCAAGCCACCAAGTTCATGCAATTACGCAATGGCTACAACATCAGGTCAGGACCAGGACTGCTTCAGGTGGAACAACGCTCAACCACTCCTATGCTATGAATGTGATTCGTGCAAGGCAGGGCTGTTAGAGGAAGTGAAGAGAAGCTGGAACAAAATTGTTGTCCTTAACATCGTTGTGCTTCTCTTTCTTATAGCCCTTTTTTCAGCCGCATGGTGTGCTTACCAGAATGTTCAGAGAACAGAGACCGATCACCCCTATGGCGAGAATCGTATTACAAAAGCCCGTCCCAGATGGGACTACTACTG GTGGAGATGGTGGAACGAAAGAAAAGAACAGATTTATTAG
- the LOC113310503 gene encoding tetraspanin-6-like isoform X3, translating into MYRFSTTVIGLLNLLTLLASIPVMGAGLWMARVTSKSGGGFEVPGRVYKEYRLDHYAPWMRNRVMNPRDWETIRSCILSSKSCSKVTSWTPLDYLQRDLSPIQSGCCKPPSSCNYAMATTSGQDQDCFRWNNAQPLLCYECDSCKAGLLEEVKRSWNKIVVLNIVVLLFLIALFSAAWCAYQNVQRTETDHPYGENRITKARPRWDYYWWRWWNERKEQIY; encoded by the exons ATGTATAGATTCAGTACCACAGTGATAGGTTTACTGAACTTATTAACTCTACTAGCATCAATACCCGTAATGGGTGCAGGTTTATGGATGGCAAGAG TAACTAGCAAAAGTGGAGGAGGATTTGAAGTACCTGGTAGAGTATACAAGGAGTATAGGCTTGACCATTACGCTCCATGGATGCGCAATCGTGTGATGAACCCTCGCGATTGGGAAACCATCAGGAGCTGCATTTTGAGTTCAAAATCTTGCTCAAAAGTTACTTCTTGGACACCTCTTGATTATCTCCAACGAGATCTGTCTCCCATACAG TCTGGCTGTTGCAAGCCACCAAGTTCATGCAATTACGCAATGGCTACAACATCAGGTCAGGACCAGGACTGCTTCAGGTGGAACAACGCTCAACCACTCCTATGCTATGAATGTGATTCGTGCAAGGCAGGGCTGTTAGAGGAAGTGAAGAGAAGCTGGAACAAAATTGTTGTCCTTAACATCGTTGTGCTTCTCTTTCTTATAGCCCTTTTTTCAGCCGCATGGTGTGCTTACCAGAATGTTCAGAGAACAGAGACCGATCACCCCTATGGCGAGAATCGTATTACAAAAGCCCGTCCCAGATGGGACTACTACTG GTGGAGATGGTGGAACGAAAGAAAAGAACAGATTTATTAG